One Mycobacterium marseillense DNA window includes the following coding sequences:
- a CDS encoding helix-turn-helix domain-containing protein, producing MAGGRTIGEISRETGVAATTLRYYEQIGLVPEPTRRGGQRRYDDSILSRLEVIALCKSAGFSLDEIQLLFADDAPGRPASRALAEAKLAEIDAQLESLTRARAVIEWGMRCTCPSIDACTCGIHPPHPAKEQP from the coding sequence ATGGCCGGTGGCCGCACCATCGGAGAGATCTCCCGCGAAACCGGGGTCGCCGCGACGACCCTGCGCTACTACGAGCAGATCGGCCTGGTGCCCGAGCCGACGCGGCGGGGCGGGCAGCGCCGCTACGACGACTCGATTCTGTCCCGGCTCGAGGTGATCGCGCTGTGCAAGTCCGCGGGGTTCTCCCTCGACGAGATCCAGCTGCTGTTCGCCGACGACGCCCCGGGACGCCCGGCAAGCCGCGCCCTCGCCGAGGCAAAACTCGCCGAGATCGACGCCCAGCTGGAGTCGCTGACCCGGGCGCGGGCCGTCATCGAATGGGGGATGCGCTGCACCTGCCCGTCAATAGACGCCTGCACGTGCGGCATTCATCCGCCCCACCCCGCCAAGGAGCAGCCATGA
- a CDS encoding PPOX class F420-dependent oxidoreductase, with translation MAIPSRPSRAELNASRYALLRSFRRDGTAVETPIWFAFDDTGLLFRTKVGPKTRRLAVRGDVELAACDYRGRVRAAATPWVAGRATVLSGADAERANRVLHRRYGWQWNIVPLIKVPGVTNVHQELCVREKVRRARDRGVWPDSVIVRVELP, from the coding sequence ATGGCTATCCCCTCACGCCCTTCACGAGCGGAGCTGAATGCTTCCCGCTACGCCCTGCTCCGGTCCTTCCGCCGCGACGGCACCGCCGTCGAGACCCCGATCTGGTTCGCGTTCGACGACACTGGGCTGCTGTTTCGAACCAAGGTCGGCCCGAAGACCCGGCGGCTGGCTGTGCGCGGCGACGTCGAACTGGCGGCCTGCGATTACCGGGGCAGGGTGCGGGCGGCCGCGACGCCCTGGGTGGCGGGCCGCGCCACCGTGCTGTCGGGCGCCGACGCCGAGCGGGCGAACCGCGTGCTGCACCGCCGCTACGGCTGGCAGTGGAACATCGTGCCGCTGATCAAGGTCCCGGGCGTGACCAACGTGCATCAGGAGCTGTGCGTCCGTGAGAAGGTGCGGCGCGCGCGGGATCGCGGGGTGTGGCCGGACAGTGTCATCGTGCGGGTGGAGCTGCCGTGA
- a CDS encoding MBL fold metallo-hydrolase codes for MTGTAVSDPVRSPTLRQCCGAAAGLVRGMVRPKRPDDRFLGSVVDAGLPNAGRTVTVRALRQVPRPVPTAAIVEGTFTPARIENSLTSFLIAHPQATFIVDPAVCVDAEHRAIAQLPAVLRVAVRPPASTLPTITALAELPDAPALDFALPTHAHWDHVSGLLDLPDLPVYLHRREHNWIGSGPIAPVGGVRDSLRGRPVSEYELDGPPVLTFTASHDLFGDRSVLLVDLAGHTPGSVGVLAHTRHGWILIAGDAAWHRLQIDKVRQKSSYPGNLVDEDREEAFKTLQRLHLARHAVTIIPTHDHQAALALG; via the coding sequence GTGACGGGCACCGCGGTCTCCGATCCCGTCCGCTCCCCCACCCTGCGCCAATGCTGCGGCGCCGCAGCCGGACTCGTGCGCGGCATGGTGCGCCCGAAGCGGCCCGACGACCGGTTCCTCGGCAGCGTCGTGGACGCCGGGCTGCCGAACGCCGGCCGCACCGTGACGGTGCGGGCGCTGCGCCAGGTGCCGCGCCCGGTGCCGACGGCCGCCATCGTCGAGGGCACGTTCACGCCGGCGCGCATCGAGAATTCGCTCACGTCGTTCCTCATCGCCCACCCGCAGGCCACGTTCATCGTCGATCCGGCGGTGTGCGTCGACGCCGAGCACCGCGCGATCGCCCAGCTACCCGCCGTGTTGCGGGTCGCGGTGCGCCCGCCGGCCAGCACGCTTCCCACCATCACCGCGCTGGCCGAGCTGCCCGACGCGCCGGCGCTGGATTTCGCCTTGCCGACGCACGCGCACTGGGACCACGTCTCGGGGCTGCTGGATTTGCCGGACCTTCCCGTGTATCTGCACCGCCGCGAACACAATTGGATCGGTTCCGGCCCCATCGCACCCGTCGGCGGGGTGCGCGATTCGCTGCGCGGGCGACCGGTCAGCGAATACGAGCTCGACGGGCCGCCGGTGCTGACGTTCACCGCGAGCCACGACCTCTTCGGCGACCGTTCGGTGCTCCTGGTGGATCTCGCCGGCCACACTCCGGGCAGCGTCGGGGTGCTCGCGCACACCCGGCACGGATGGATCCTGATCGCCGGCGACGCCGCCTGGCACCGGTTGCAGATCGACAAGGTGCGGCAAAAGTCAAGCTACCCAGGCAATCTGGTGGACGAGGATCGCGAGGAGGCCTTCAAGACGCTGCAGCGCCTGCACCTGGCGCGCCACGCGGTCACGATCATCCCGACCCACGACCACCAGGCGGCGCTGGCGTTGGGGTGA
- the dnaE gene encoding DNA polymerase III subunit alpha: protein MTGSIPPHAGVRRESSFVHLHNHTEYSMLDGAAKIAPMLAEVDRLGMPAVGMTDHGNMFGASEFYNAATKAGIKPIIGVEAYIAPASRFDTRRILWGDPGQKSDDVSGSGSYTHMTMVAENATGLRNLFKLSSLASFEGQLGKWSRMDAEIIAENAEGIIATTGCPSGEVQTRLRLGHDREALESAAKWREIFGADNYFLELMDHGLSIEQRVREGLLEIGRKLGIPPLATNDCHYVTRDAAHNHEALLCVQTGKTLSDPNRFKFDGDGYYLKSAADMRRIWDDEVPGACDSTLLIAERVQPYDEVWAPRDRMPIFPVPEGHDQASWLHHEVMAGLQRRFPSGAGQDYIDRAEYEIKVICDKGFPAYFLIVADLINHAKSIDIRVGPGRGSAAGSLVAYALGITNIDPIPHGLLFERFLNPERPSAPDIDIDFDDRRRGEMVRYAADKWGSDRVAQVITFGTIKTKAALKDSARIHYGQPGFAIADRITKALPPPIMAKDIPLSGITDPAHERYKEAAEVRGLIETDPDVRTIYQTARGLEGLIRNAGVHACAVIMSSEPLTEAIPLWKRPQDGAIITGWDYPSCEAIGLLKMDFLGLRNLTIIGDALDNIKANRGIDLDLESVPLDDKPTYELLGRGDTLGVFQLDGGPMRDLLRRMQPTEFNDIVAVLALYRPGPMGMNAHNDYADRKNGRQAVKPIHPELEEPLRDILAETHGLIVYQEQIMFIAQKVASYTMGKADALRKAMGKKKLEVLEAEYKGFYEGMTANGFSEKAVKALWDTILPFAGYAFNKSHAAGYGLVSYWTAYLKANYPAEYMAGLLTSVGDDKDKAAVYLADCRKLGITVLPPDVNESLVNFASVGTDIRFGLGAVRNVGANVVGSLIGTRNGKGKFTDFSDYLNKIDIAACNKKVTESLIKAGAFDSLGHARKGLFLVHTDAVDSVLGTKKAEAIGQFDLFGGDDGCTESVFTIKVPDDEWEDKHKLALEREMLGLYVSGHPLNGVAHLLAAQVDTQIPAILDGDVANETQVRVGGILASVNRRVNKNGMPWASAQLEDLTGGIEVMFFPHAYSSYGADIADDTVVLINAKVAIRDDRISLIANELVVPDFSTAQVNRPIAVSLPTRQCTIDKVSALKQVLARHPGTSQVHLRLISGDRITTLELDASLRVTPSPALMGDLKELLGPGCLGG, encoded by the coding sequence ATGACCGGTTCGATTCCTCCTCACGCGGGCGTTCGTCGCGAGTCGTCGTTCGTGCACCTGCATAACCACACCGAGTACTCGATGTTGGACGGTGCCGCGAAGATCGCGCCGATGCTGGCCGAGGTGGACCGGCTGGGAATGCCCGCGGTCGGGATGACCGACCACGGAAACATGTTCGGCGCCAGCGAGTTCTACAACGCGGCGACCAAGGCGGGGATCAAGCCGATCATCGGCGTCGAGGCCTACATCGCGCCGGCGTCGCGCTTCGACACCCGACGGATCCTGTGGGGCGACCCCGGCCAGAAGTCCGACGACGTCTCGGGCAGCGGCTCCTACACGCACATGACGATGGTGGCCGAGAACGCCACCGGCCTGCGCAACCTGTTCAAGCTGTCCTCGCTGGCGTCGTTCGAGGGCCAGCTGGGCAAGTGGTCGCGCATGGACGCCGAGATCATCGCCGAAAACGCCGAGGGCATCATCGCGACCACCGGCTGCCCCTCGGGGGAGGTGCAGACCCGCCTGCGGCTGGGTCACGACCGCGAGGCGCTGGAGTCGGCGGCCAAGTGGCGCGAGATCTTCGGCGCCGACAACTACTTCCTCGAGCTGATGGACCACGGGTTGTCCATCGAGCAGCGAGTCCGCGAGGGGCTGCTCGAGATCGGCCGCAAGCTGGGCATTCCGCCGCTGGCCACCAACGACTGCCACTACGTCACCCGCGACGCCGCGCACAACCACGAGGCGCTGTTGTGCGTGCAGACCGGCAAGACGCTCTCGGACCCCAACCGGTTCAAGTTCGACGGCGACGGCTACTACCTCAAGTCGGCCGCCGACATGCGCCGGATCTGGGACGACGAGGTCCCCGGCGCCTGCGACTCCACCTTGTTGATCGCCGAGCGGGTGCAGCCCTACGACGAGGTCTGGGCGCCGCGCGACCGGATGCCGATCTTCCCGGTCCCCGAGGGCCACGACCAGGCGAGCTGGCTGCATCACGAGGTGATGGCGGGTCTGCAGCGGCGCTTCCCGTCCGGGGCCGGGCAGGACTACATCGACCGGGCCGAGTACGAGATCAAGGTCATCTGCGACAAGGGATTCCCGGCCTACTTCCTGATCGTCGCCGACCTGATCAACCACGCGAAGTCCATCGACATCCGGGTCGGGCCGGGACGTGGTTCGGCGGCCGGCTCGCTGGTGGCCTACGCCCTGGGCATCACCAACATCGACCCGATTCCACACGGACTGCTGTTCGAGCGGTTCCTCAACCCGGAACGTCCGTCGGCGCCCGATATCGACATCGACTTCGACGACCGCCGTCGCGGCGAGATGGTGCGCTACGCCGCCGACAAGTGGGGCTCCGACCGCGTCGCGCAGGTCATCACCTTCGGCACCATCAAAACCAAAGCGGCCCTGAAGGACTCGGCGCGGATCCACTACGGTCAGCCCGGGTTCGCGATCGCGGACCGGATCACCAAGGCGCTGCCGCCGCCGATCATGGCCAAGGACATTCCGTTGTCGGGGATCACCGATCCCGCCCACGAGCGGTACAAGGAGGCCGCCGAGGTCCGCGGCCTGATCGAAACCGACCCCGACGTCCGCACCATCTACCAGACCGCCCGCGGACTGGAAGGCCTGATCCGCAACGCCGGTGTGCACGCGTGCGCGGTGATCATGAGCAGCGAGCCGCTCACCGAAGCCATTCCGCTGTGGAAGCGGCCTCAGGACGGGGCCATCATCACCGGCTGGGACTACCCGTCGTGTGAGGCCATCGGCCTGCTGAAGATGGACTTCCTGGGCCTGCGCAACCTGACGATCATCGGTGACGCCCTGGATAACATCAAGGCCAACAGGGGAATTGACCTCGACCTGGAATCCGTCCCGCTGGACGACAAGCCCACCTATGAGCTGCTGGGCCGCGGCGACACCCTGGGCGTGTTCCAGCTGGACGGCGGGCCGATGCGCGATCTGCTGCGACGCATGCAGCCCACCGAGTTCAACGACATCGTCGCGGTGCTGGCGCTGTACCGGCCCGGGCCGATGGGCATGAATGCCCACAACGACTATGCCGACCGCAAGAACGGTCGTCAGGCGGTCAAGCCCATTCACCCGGAGCTCGAGGAGCCGCTGCGCGACATCCTGGCCGAGACGCACGGCCTGATCGTCTACCAAGAGCAGATCATGTTCATCGCCCAGAAGGTCGCCTCCTACACGATGGGTAAGGCCGATGCGCTGCGCAAGGCCATGGGCAAGAAGAAGCTCGAGGTGCTCGAGGCCGAGTACAAGGGCTTCTACGAGGGCATGACCGCCAACGGCTTCTCCGAAAAAGCGGTGAAGGCGTTGTGGGACACCATCCTTCCGTTCGCGGGGTATGCGTTCAACAAGTCGCATGCGGCCGGCTACGGCCTGGTCTCGTACTGGACCGCCTACCTGAAGGCCAACTATCCGGCCGAGTACATGGCCGGGCTGCTGACCTCGGTGGGTGACGACAAGGACAAGGCCGCCGTCTACCTGGCCGACTGCCGCAAGCTGGGCATCACGGTGTTGCCGCCCGACGTCAACGAGTCGCTGGTGAACTTCGCCTCGGTCGGAACGGACATCCGCTTCGGGCTGGGCGCGGTGCGCAATGTCGGCGCCAACGTGGTGGGTTCGCTGATCGGGACCCGCAACGGCAAGGGCAAGTTCACCGACTTCTCGGACTACCTGAACAAGATCGACATCGCGGCCTGCAACAAGAAGGTCACCGAGTCGCTGATCAAGGCGGGTGCCTTCGATTCGCTCGGTCACGCCCGCAAGGGCCTGTTCCTGGTGCACACCGACGCGGTCGATTCGGTGCTGGGCACCAAGAAGGCCGAGGCGATCGGCCAGTTCGACCTGTTCGGCGGCGACGACGGGTGCACCGAGTCGGTGTTCACCATCAAGGTGCCCGACGACGAGTGGGAGGACAAGCACAAACTCGCGCTCGAGCGGGAGATGCTGGGCCTCTACGTGTCCGGGCATCCGCTCAACGGGGTGGCGCACCTGCTGGCCGCGCAGGTGGACACCCAGATCCCGGCCATCCTCGACGGCGACGTGGCCAACGAGACCCAGGTGCGGGTGGGCGGCATCCTCGCGTCGGTCAACCGGCGGGTCAACAAGAACGGGATGCCCTGGGCGTCAGCGCAATTGGAGGACCTCACCGGTGGTATCGAGGTGATGTTCTTCCCGCACGCGTATTCCAGCTATGGCGCCGACATCGCCGACGACACCGTCGTGCTGATCAACGCCAAGGTGGCCATCCGCGACGACCGGATCAGCCTGATCGCCAACGAGCTTGTGGTGCCGGACTTTTCGACCGCCCAGGTGAATCGTCCGATCGCCGTCAGCCTGCCCACGCGGCAGTGCACCATCGACAAGGTCAGCGCGCTCAAGCAGGTGCTGGCCCGGCATCCGGGGACTTCGCAGGTGCATCTGCGCCTGATCAGTGGTGACCGGATCACCACGCTGGAACTCGATGCGTCGCTTCGGGTGACGCCGTCGCCCGCGTTGATGGGGGACCTCAAGGAGCTGCTCGGCCCGGGCTGCCTGGGCGGCTAG
- a CDS encoding SRPBCC family protein — protein MAAVEMTADVPMSPQRMWDQVSDLSDLGDWLVMHEGWRSELPDELGEGTQVVGVARAKGLRNRVTWTVTKWDPPHEVAMSGSGKGGAKYAVSLTVRPTGEGSTLGLRLELGGRPLFGPVGAAAARAVKGDVQKSLKNFVELYADD, from the coding sequence ATGGCCGCCGTGGAGATGACCGCCGACGTACCGATGAGCCCCCAGCGGATGTGGGACCAGGTCTCCGATCTGTCGGACCTGGGCGACTGGCTGGTCATGCACGAGGGGTGGCGCAGCGAGCTGCCCGACGAGCTGGGCGAAGGCACCCAGGTCGTCGGCGTGGCCCGGGCCAAGGGCTTGCGCAACCGGGTGACCTGGACGGTGACCAAGTGGGACCCGCCGCATGAGGTGGCGATGTCGGGCTCGGGCAAGGGCGGCGCCAAATACGCCGTTTCGCTCACCGTGCGGCCCACCGGCGAGGGATCGACGCTGGGCCTGCGCCTGGAGCTGGGCGGGCGCCCGCTGTTCGGTCCGGTGGGTGCGGCGGCGGCTCGCGCCGTCAAAGGCGACGTGCAGAAGTCGTTGAAGAACTTCGTCGAGTTGTACGCCGACGACTGA
- a CDS encoding SDR family NAD(P)-dependent oxidoreductase, whose translation MSLPKPDIDTTVVITGASSGIGAELARGLARRGFPLLLVARRRERLDELANEVGQEYSVAVEVLPLDLGDEQARAKLANRLRAEPIAGLCNSAGFGTSGVFHELPVERESEEVTLNALVLMELTHAALPGMVERGAGAVMNIASIAGFQPVPYMAVYSATKAFVQTFSEAVHEELHDTGVSVTCLCPGPVPTEWAEIANAERFSIPLAQVSPRDVAEAAIGGMLSGRRTVVPGVVPKVVSTGGRFAPRSLLLPGIRIGNRFRGGPKR comes from the coding sequence ATGAGCCTTCCAAAACCTGACATCGATACCACCGTCGTCATCACCGGGGCCTCATCGGGCATCGGCGCCGAACTGGCTCGCGGGCTGGCGCGCCGCGGTTTCCCGCTGCTGCTGGTGGCGCGGCGCCGCGAGCGCCTCGACGAGCTGGCCAACGAGGTCGGCCAGGAGTATTCGGTCGCCGTCGAGGTGCTGCCGCTGGATCTGGGCGACGAGCAGGCGCGCGCCAAGCTGGCGAACCGGCTGCGCGCCGAGCCGATCGCCGGGCTGTGCAACAGCGCCGGCTTCGGCACCAGCGGGGTCTTCCACGAGTTGCCGGTGGAACGCGAGAGCGAAGAGGTCACCCTCAACGCGCTGGTCTTGATGGAGCTCACCCACGCGGCCCTGCCCGGCATGGTCGAACGCGGTGCCGGCGCGGTGATGAACATCGCCTCGATCGCGGGTTTCCAGCCGGTTCCCTACATGGCCGTCTATTCGGCCACCAAGGCCTTCGTGCAGACGTTTTCCGAGGCCGTCCACGAGGAGCTGCACGACACCGGGGTGTCGGTGACCTGCCTGTGCCCGGGGCCGGTGCCGACCGAGTGGGCGGAGATCGCCAACGCCGAGCGATTCAGCATTCCGCTCGCGCAGGTCTCGCCGCGCGACGTGGCCGAGGCGGCGATCGGCGGCATGCTGTCGGGCCGGCGCACGGTGGTGCCCGGCGTGGTGCCCAAGGTGGTCAGCACGGGTGGCCGGTTCGCGCCGCGCAGCCTGCTGTTGCCGGGCATCCGGATCGGCAACCGATTCCGCGGCGGGCCCAAGCGCTGA
- a CDS encoding SDR family NAD(P)-dependent oxidoreductase: MNLGDLTNLVENSLGNLVEKPLAAVSHIVNTPNSAGRYRPFYLRNLLDAVQGRTLEEAVGGKTALITGGSSGIGEAAAKKIAESGGTVALVARTRENLEKVADEIRGAGGTAHVYPCDLTDMDAIATMADQVLDDLGGVDILINNAGRSIRRSLELSYDRIHDYQRTMQLNYLGAVQLILKFIPGMRERGYGHVLNVSSVGVQTRAPRFGAYIASKAALDSLCDALQAETVNDDVRFTTVHMALVRTPMISPTTLYDKFPALTPDQAAGVITDAIVHRPRRASSPFGQFAAVADAVNPAVMDRVRNRAFAMFSDSSAAKGGESTTDTTEFDRRSETFVRATRGIHW, from the coding sequence ATGAACCTTGGCGACTTGACGAACTTGGTGGAGAACTCGCTGGGGAACCTGGTGGAAAAGCCGCTGGCCGCGGTGTCGCACATCGTCAACACCCCGAACTCGGCCGGCCGGTATCGACCGTTCTATCTGAGGAACCTGCTCGACGCGGTGCAGGGCCGCACGCTCGAGGAGGCCGTCGGGGGCAAGACCGCACTGATCACCGGGGGATCGTCGGGCATCGGGGAGGCCGCCGCGAAGAAGATCGCCGAATCCGGCGGCACGGTGGCGCTGGTCGCCCGCACCCGGGAAAATCTCGAGAAGGTCGCCGACGAAATCCGCGGTGCCGGCGGGACCGCCCACGTCTACCCGTGCGACCTAACCGACATGGACGCCATCGCCACGATGGCCGACCAGGTGCTCGACGACCTGGGGGGCGTCGACATTTTGATCAACAACGCGGGTCGCTCGATTCGCCGTTCGCTGGAGCTGTCCTACGACCGGATCCACGACTACCAGCGGACCATGCAGCTGAACTACCTCGGCGCGGTCCAGCTGATCCTCAAGTTCATCCCCGGGATGCGCGAACGCGGTTACGGGCACGTGCTGAACGTCTCCTCGGTCGGCGTGCAGACGCGGGCGCCCCGCTTCGGGGCCTACATCGCGAGCAAGGCCGCGCTGGATAGCCTGTGCGACGCGCTGCAGGCCGAGACCGTGAACGACGACGTCCGGTTCACCACCGTGCACATGGCGCTGGTGCGCACGCCGATGATCAGCCCGACCACGCTCTACGACAAGTTCCCGGCGCTGACGCCCGACCAGGCGGCCGGCGTGATCACCGACGCGATCGTGCACCGGCCCCGCCGGGCGAGCTCGCCGTTCGGCCAGTTCGCCGCCGTCGCCGACGCGGTCAACCCGGCGGTGATGGACCGGGTGCGCAACCGGGCGTTCGCCATGTTCAGCGACTCCAGCGCCGCAAAGGGTGGTGAATCGACCACCGACACAACGGAATTCGATCGACGCAGCGAGACGTTTGTACGGGCGACCCGAGGGATACATTGGTGA
- a CDS encoding group I truncated hemoglobin yields the protein MKILARFRKSGPVSIYDRIGGHEAIEVVVDDFYVRVLADDELAGFFTGTNMNRLKGKQVEFFAAALGGPEPYTGAPMKQVHRGRGITMHHFGLVAGHLAEALTAAGVPPETVTEILGAVAPLAPEIATGNTKATV from the coding sequence ATGAAAATTCTGGCGCGCTTCCGCAAGTCCGGACCGGTCAGCATCTATGACCGGATCGGCGGGCACGAGGCGATCGAGGTCGTGGTCGACGACTTCTACGTCCGGGTGCTTGCCGACGACGAACTGGCCGGGTTCTTCACCGGCACGAACATGAACCGCCTCAAGGGCAAACAGGTCGAGTTCTTCGCCGCCGCCCTGGGCGGCCCGGAGCCCTACACCGGCGCACCGATGAAGCAGGTGCACCGGGGTCGCGGGATCACCATGCACCACTTCGGTTTGGTGGCCGGGCATTTGGCCGAGGCGCTAACCGCCGCCGGGGTGCCTCCCGAGACGGTGACCGAGATCCTCGGTGCGGTCGCGCCGTTGGCCCCCGAGATCGCCACGGGCAACACCAAGGCGACCGTCTGA
- a CDS encoding class I SAM-dependent methyltransferase, whose amino-acid sequence MRRTFDDLIAEADAAPVDGWDFSWLDGRATEERPSWGYQRLLRQRLASVSAALDIHTGGGEVLSGAAPFPPTMVAIETWPPNAALATQRLHPLGAVVVATRDEPPLPFADDAFDLVTTRHPISVWWSEIFRVLRPGGSYFAQHIGPATMAELVEYFIGPQPEKSTEFHPDAVRARAEAAGLQIVDVRMERMRAEFFDIGAIVYFLRKVIWSVPGFTVQRYRDRLAELHERIESEGPFVTDSVRLLVEARKPG is encoded by the coding sequence ATGCGGCGCACATTTGACGACCTGATCGCGGAGGCGGACGCCGCACCGGTCGACGGCTGGGATTTTTCGTGGCTGGACGGCCGGGCGACCGAGGAACGCCCGTCGTGGGGCTACCAGCGCCTGCTGCGGCAGCGGTTGGCGAGCGTGTCGGCCGCGCTGGACATTCACACCGGCGGCGGGGAGGTGCTGTCCGGCGCAGCCCCGTTCCCGCCCACCATGGTGGCCATCGAGACGTGGCCACCCAACGCCGCCCTGGCCACTCAGCGCCTGCATCCGCTGGGCGCGGTGGTCGTCGCGACGCGCGATGAGCCGCCGCTGCCGTTCGCCGACGACGCGTTCGACCTGGTGACCACGCGCCATCCGATCTCCGTCTGGTGGAGCGAGATCTTTCGGGTGCTCCGCCCGGGCGGCAGCTACTTCGCGCAGCACATCGGTCCCGCCACGATGGCCGAGCTGGTCGAGTACTTCATCGGGCCCCAACCGGAGAAATCGACCGAGTTCCATCCCGACGCCGTGCGAGCGCGGGCCGAGGCGGCCGGGCTGCAGATCGTCGATGTGCGCATGGAGCGGATGCGCGCGGAGTTCTTCGACATCGGCGCCATCGTCTATTTCCTGCGCAAGGTGATCTGGTCGGTGCCCGGCTTTACCGTGCAGCGCTACCGCGACCGGCTGGCCGAACTGCACGAGCGCATCGAGTCCGAGGGGCCGTTCGTCACCGATTCCGTGCGGTTGCTGGTCGAGGCCCGTAAGCCGGGCTGA
- a CDS encoding RluA family pseudouridine synthase — protein MSDRSMPVPEGLAGMRVDAGLARLLGLSRSAVAALAEDGDVELDGVRAGKSDRLTGGAWLQVRLPEAPAPPQNTPVDIEGMTILYSDDDIVAVDKPAAVAAHASVGWSGPTVLGGLAAAGYRITTSGVPERQGIVHRLDVGTSGVMVVALSERAYTLLKRAFKQRTVDKRYHALVQGHPDPSSGTIDAPIGRHRGGEWKFAVTKDGRHSLTHYDTVEAFVAASLLDVHLETGRTHQIRVHFSALHHPCCGDLIYGADPKLAKRLGLERQWLHARSLSFAHPADGRRMEIVSPYPPDLQHALDVLRDEG, from the coding sequence GTGAGTGACCGCTCCATGCCGGTCCCGGAGGGACTGGCGGGCATGCGCGTCGACGCCGGGCTGGCCCGCCTGCTGGGGTTGTCGCGCAGCGCGGTGGCGGCCCTGGCCGAGGACGGCGACGTCGAGCTCGACGGGGTGCGGGCCGGCAAGTCCGATCGGCTGACCGGCGGCGCGTGGCTGCAGGTGCGCCTGCCCGAGGCGCCGGCGCCGCCGCAGAACACGCCGGTCGACATCGAGGGCATGACGATCCTGTATTCCGACGACGACATCGTCGCGGTCGACAAGCCGGCCGCGGTGGCCGCGCACGCGTCGGTCGGCTGGAGCGGGCCGACGGTGCTCGGCGGCCTCGCCGCCGCCGGATACCGGATCACCACTTCCGGCGTGCCCGAGCGGCAGGGCATCGTGCATCGCCTCGACGTCGGCACCTCCGGGGTGATGGTGGTGGCGCTCTCCGAGCGCGCCTACACGCTGCTCAAGCGGGCGTTCAAGCAGCGCACCGTCGACAAGCGCTACCACGCGCTGGTGCAAGGCCATCCGGATCCGTCCAGCGGGACCATCGACGCGCCGATCGGGCGGCACCGCGGCGGTGAGTGGAAGTTCGCGGTCACCAAGGACGGCCGGCACAGCCTCACCCACTACGACACCGTGGAGGCCTTCGTCGCCGCCAGCCTGCTCGACGTGCACCTGGAAACCGGCCGCACCCACCAGATCCGGGTGCACTTCTCCGCGCTGCACCACCCGTGCTGCGGAGACCTCATCTACGGCGCCGACCCCAAGCTCGCGAAAAGGCTTGGGCTGGAACGTCAATGGTTGCACGCCCGTTCCCTGTCGTTCGCCCACCCGGCCGACGGGCGGCGGATGGAGATCGTCAGCCCCTATCCGCCCGACCTGCAGCACGCGCTGGACGTGCTGCGCGACGAGGGCTGA
- the lspA gene encoding signal peptidase II: MPEEPTGSTEPVTSADKPEDAATDPQRPRESAPRRLRLLLSVAAIVLALDVVTKVLAVKLLPPGQPVPIIGDTVTWTLVRNSGAAFSMATGYTWVLTLIATGVVVGIFWMGRRLVSPWWAVGLGLILGGAMGNLVDRFFRAPGPLRGHVVDFLSVGWWPVFNVADPSVVGGAILLVVLSIFGFDFDSVGRRSKADGDSAGE, from the coding sequence GTGCCTGAAGAACCAACGGGATCGACCGAGCCGGTGACCTCGGCCGACAAGCCTGAGGACGCGGCGACCGACCCGCAGCGGCCGCGTGAGTCTGCTCCAAGGCGGCTGCGCCTGCTGCTGTCGGTCGCGGCGATCGTCCTGGCCCTGGACGTCGTCACCAAGGTGCTCGCCGTCAAGCTGCTGCCGCCCGGGCAGCCGGTGCCGATCATCGGCGACACGGTGACCTGGACCTTGGTGCGCAATTCGGGCGCCGCGTTCTCGATGGCGACGGGTTACACCTGGGTGCTGACCCTGATCGCGACGGGCGTCGTGGTCGGCATCTTCTGGATGGGCCGGCGGCTGGTGTCGCCCTGGTGGGCCGTCGGCCTGGGGTTGATCCTCGGCGGCGCCATGGGCAACCTGGTCGACCGCTTCTTCCGGGCCCCCGGACCGCTGCGCGGCCACGTCGTCGACTTCCTCTCGGTCGGTTGGTGGCCGGTGTTCAATGTCGCCGACCCCTCGGTGGTCGGCGGCGCCATCCTGCTGGTGGTGCTGTCGATCTTCGGCTTCGACTTCGACTCAGTTGGCCGGCGCTCCAAGGCCGACGGGGACAGCGCGGGTGAGTGA